aTATGTAATGCTTATTTGCAAAGGACAAAGTTGTTCTTcgaatcaattaaattgaacTCAAAACTAAAAGCTTAgtttttaagttaaaattaaaataaagaatcatCTCTGTTTTAACTCTTGAATCGCATgagaaataattgcaatactTTTCTGTTGGCAAATTTGAATTGAAAATCTTATTTACCTAAAGTTTATGACAATCGAATATTTTCTCGTGttaaattattcgaaatacTGTATGCGGTGTGCGATGCGTTCAATCTAGTACGAAAAAAAGCATCGTATGCCGTAAATTTCTCCTCTTTTGAGCACCGAATGCACGCCCTTAAGCGCCGCTCACACGAGTTTAATCGTTACGCCACTGTTTGCGAACCTCGAGAATTCTGCTTTCCCAAATCGCACTCAGCATCTCGCAGTCGCAGAGTCTCGGCTCTGTTCGCGTGTGATCGAGTGCTCGTCAAGAGTACAGCTTCCACTAGTGACCGGGAACGACGCCGTTCCAGAAACGTTGCCAGGACCACGTGGGGTTGCGGCGTAAATTACAGTCGACAACAGCTTTCGCTATCTCTTTTTCGTATCTTCAACGAGGTAACTgacgatattaaattaaacaccGCGATCAAAGATAGttgaatagatttaaaaattacgctCCATCGAAGTTGTTTGTCAATAATTGACAACAATCGataataatcgtaattaattgaaaagtttTCTACTATTCTCTGCTTCGAAAGAAAGATATGTGTttggaaaaagatataaatgtgctttaaaagaaatatatatgtgatatcattgtataatacattaaaaggATTGTATCGGTGaacttttcttataaataaaaaatggaattaccgcgaaaaaaaatcgaactcCTGTAGTGGATTCGTAAAAGATTAATTAGCATCGAATTCAACTGGAAATTTCTCTATTGACCAGTGTATATGATGCTATTTCAAAATCTGTCCTCTCCGATCAAAACATTGTGAATCCTCGGTGAAGTTGCCGAGCAAAATCGCTCGGTATGTTTAAGGAATGATGatgttttgcaataaatatataattaataaggtgatttattaacagattaaGAGACATAATTGGTATTTGTGATTAATaacttatacttttattttttatttaacaatttttcgagTAATTACGATacgttgataaaaaaaaatcattttaaataatataattatgaataaagtaGAATACATTAGgacgtattttataattctcgCACTTGGCTGAATTATTttgcgcaatttttttcaactgcAGATATGCAATTTATGAAAACACTTCGAAAAGTAACAGCGATTATACGTTGTCGcgcataatttattacaatttatcatGATCGTGTGTTGAAaacagttaaaataatttttttacttactgGTCTGATTAATTGCGCGAAAAAACGTATACATATTCAGAACTTGAATTTAACTCAGTCAGTTCTCTTGtcagctttttttttatattacgtcGATAGGCCTGTCGAGATTTGACGGTCAACAGGACCTGCCACCGTATTAAACGAAAACATGATAAAATTCGAAAAGACAAACATCAAGGCTACGATTAAGAAAGTAACTGTAAATGAGTAACGCTCAAATTTTCTAGACAGCGCACagacataatttattatcgttcAGTACGTGATGTAAAGGCTCGATTTTCTAAGATTtgcttttgaaattaattaaaaagtataaacaaTTGAATATTAACGAGGCGCGATATATGCATGTTACGTCGTTTATTTCTCTAATTTGCAAACTTGCTCTTATTGTTAGATCAAGAATATTCGTTTCAATATTCGACCAGAGAGCAATCATATTGCTTattattgtttgaaattaaattaattaaaaaaaaaacaacgttGAAAAATCTTTACTGTAGCAATCTATTGATAACGCTTCGTTTAAGTTTCCATCAAATCATATTGATTAATCAAAAAATCTTCTCAGTTTCTAATCAATCTATTAATTAcgattttttgatatctttatcaagatataaaataaatagaaattatggAATTAAATCTGTTAACATGTTTATTTTAGCTTCATCATGAAACGTATAGAATTTCCTGGAGCCTTCAGCATCAATCGCGACAAATTCCACTGTAATTTCTTATCaacatcgtaaaatttttcggACGAGAGAAAAGCTATATGAAATTGTCAATATCTGTTAAGTTTTATGAATTTTGCgggaaaatattgataaagcAGCTTGAAAAAGTTGCTTGGTCAGCGAGTTCTTCTTACTTGCTTGTGTGTACGCAGAATGCTTCTAGTGAGAATTTTTAAGTTGCTCGCAAAGCGTGCTCGTGTTACAAAAATTGTCGTTGCGACTGTTTGTAAGTGCGATTGATCCTACAAAATCGAGGTGGACTAAATTGCATCAGTATGTCGCGGCTATTTAGCAAAAAGATATTCTacctggtttttttttttactaacaaGTCGGTATATGTGGAAgcgaataaacaaaattttattaaaatgcgcgttatgcaatatgtatttaaatattgaaaagattaAACATATATTCTGAAACtacaaacattaaaaataactcaAGTATGtgcatctaaaaattaaaaattaatccatTGTTCTTAAAATTTGCGTGAAAATTTCTTGCACGCGCGAGTTGCTGCTGTTTCGAAAGAAGTTGCGCGCATAGAGATTAATGCTTCGCGATAAAGTCCGTGAAACGTAGCTCCAGATATTCTTCAATGACACGCCAAATTCGCCTGCCAGTGATCGTGTGCATATTGTACATTGTGATGAGAATATATGTCGTAAATGGGGGTTTCTTTCGACGTTCCGGCCGGATAAAGCGAGGTCGCGCCTTCTCGATAGCGATTTATCGTCGCtttctttattgtttattttgcaTCTGAGTCATTAGAGCTTAACGcgagatttaataaaaagaaattttattcatgtaCACTGATCGTCAACAACCTGTTCGCGTATAAACATCCTAAATTCATCAGAAAATTCCGTAATTTGCGAGGAGAGTCTGCgaaatgcattttatgcgCTTATTTTCTTTGCGGATCTTAATATTAAACGTTCActtatttggaaaaattctatttttgtaaattttttttattataaaagaagaaaatttagaatagAAAAGAGCGTTTATGAGCAATTTCGGATGcatcgttaaaattaatgtgataaaatgtaataaaatgtgaataattgtGCTTTCGTggttctaaaattaataacagctaatactattttttaaaattttcagacactaatttatttccagataatttatttaaatatggaGGACGAGATTTCATCATTCAAAGTAAGCATTCTAAAATCGCAcctgtacaaaaatatattttcgatgaATACAGCCGATCGAACGTATTGTTTATTCGTTTGTTAGCTAACCAACAAACACAACAAAAAAACAGAGAAGAGTAGCTACATTTGGATGGAATTAAAACTGCTGCAGTTGTTTGTGATACAATGCCGGCTGGGTCAAATCGTACTGAAAGTCCTGGAAAGATTTCTGTGGATCGTAGAAAAGTGCGCAGAATGGAGTTTGCCCGATGAAGAGATTCCTAGAGGTGCGATCTATAAATCGTAATTGTTGTGttctaatatataattcaagtGTAACCGACAATCGAACATGCGTCAATCGATCTTTCAGACGAGAACGGGAAGATTCTGGAAAAGCTGGAACTCGTGAGACCCCTGCCGTGGATCTTGTTCTTGCCGAGCTTGATTATCCTTCgtataatcaaaatatcaCTGAacataatcatttttttattgggtTTCTCTCTAATCACGGCGAATGATTTGGTACGTTCACTTTCACGCGATTAGAGCTTAGTGTTAGCGAAGAAAGCAGATTTCATGCTACTTTGACCATTTCATCATTTAAAATTCTCCCGTTTTATCATATTCGCATTTAAATACTTCAATTCTCTCACATCGTTCACCACGTTAATCGCACGCCGAATATCTTTCACGCAGGTAAAATTCACGCAGAAATTACGGATGCACCTGATTGCTCTGAAGTGCAGCGAGATGGAAACGAGACACTACAAGGTGAGATCGCTTCCTTGTCGTGTTGAAATGCGTGGCGAAATGTCTTACGACGTCTTACTTtagaaagataataaaattagcacGATAATAGTCTCGATGGTGGGTGTAGGACAAGAGGTCGTCGATGAACGAGGCCAAGCAGGCCCTGATCAAGTCCATTCGTCTGACTCTGTCGAGTCTGTCCTGCCTGGATGCGTCCAAACCCTCCCTGTCACCACCGCCCACTAAAATTCACGTTAGTAGCGCCCTCGATCTCGATGCAGTAAGTAGAGCGCATCGTCATTGGTTTCTGCTACGACGTAAACGGCGTGCGCGTATCGGGATGCATAAAACAACACCCTTCCCGCGcggaatgttaaaaataacaattcacTTCCCTCACGAATTCAAGCAATATTTTCGATTTCGCATCTATTctgtaattgttttaattaacacTGTCATTTGTATATCTTTGGTGTCTTGTATTTCTAAACCTTTATGTTTTCATAAGCTATCTGTGGGgatttgtatacttttttttaatatattattagaaatctTGAGAAACGAGTGTCAGAGATTATCGTAAAGTGAAACGAAATGTATTCGATAAAACAGCGAAACATGTCTTTAAGGTAACAACGACATTGGAAGAAAACTCGGTGACTGAATCAATGGATTCGATAAAGCGGAGAGGCTCGATAAACTCGGCTGAGCAGGATAAAGAGAAACAAAAGACTCGGCAAGAAGAACTAAATCAATCGACCGATTCGAGTGATTCCGAATATGTTGTGAGTGCGCATATTAACTTTagatagatttaattaaaaatctggAACTCGTCCTTTCTTTCCTCttttattcagaaaataatCACGTTATCTAAGGAAAgcaaaaaacatatttacaaTCAATTTACAGATTCGAAAAAAGCTCAATGACTTTGACCCTTCTTTTTCGATAGCGGCGATCGCTCAcgattcatttatatttttagttcgGCGAACGCACACGTACGTGTGCTTTCGCACgatttatcttattttgcTATCATCTTTTCAGTGCTCCGTGGACCGAGACAATTCGAGCATAAATTCCGACTCCAACACCAGCGTGTCCTCGAATGAGCTTAACGATCTCATCCAAGATATTCAGAAGTGGCacgaagaagaaagaaaggcGGATCAAAACCAGCAGTTCATGGATGCCGAGCGAGCTTCCACGAACGTCGAACAAGCTGCCACGAACGTCGAACAAGCTGCCACGAATGCCGAAAAAGCTACCATGGACGCCGAACAAGCTACCGTGGACGTTGAGCAAGCTACCGTGGACGCCGAACAAGCTACCGTGGACGTTGAGCAAGCTGCCGTGGACGTCGAGCAAGCTGCCTCGGACACCGAACAAGCTGCCACGGACACCGAACAAACTGTCGCGGACGCCGAACAAGCTACTCCCGAGCaggtaaaataaattgaaaaatagcacaaaattttttgcaaaattaatctcTTGACGAGCGGTTGGCTCGCGTAATTCGAACTTGCGCACTCAAGCGAGAGTAggtgaatatataaatttcgtcATATTATACTTCCCACctgtactttcaaaatttattaaaa
This window of the Linepithema humile isolate Giens D197 chromosome 1, Lhum_UNIL_v1.0, whole genome shotgun sequence genome carries:
- the Jabba gene encoding protein P54 isoform X2; this translates as MHALKRRSHEFNRYATVCEPREFCFPKSHSASRSRRVSALFACDRVLVKSTASTSDRERRRSRNVARTTWGCGVNYSRQQLSLSLFRIFNEIIYLNMEDEISSFKLTNKHNKKTEKSSYIWMELKLLQLFVIQCRLGQIVLKVLERFLWIVEKCAEWSLPDEEIPRDENGKILEKLELVRPLPWILFLPSLIILRIIKISLNIIIFLLGFSLITANDLVKFTQKLRMHLIALKCSEMETRHYKDKRSSMNEAKQALIKSIRLTLSSLSCLDASKPSLSPPPTKIHVSSALDLDAVTTTLEENSVTESMDSIKRRGSINSAEQDKEKQKTRQEELNQSTDSSDSEYVCSVDRDNSSINSDSNTSVSSNELNDLIQDIQKWHEEERKADQNQQFMDAERASTNVEQAATNVEQAATNAEKATMDAEQATVDVEQATVDAEQATVDVEQAAVDVEQAASDTEQAATDTEQTVADAEQATPEQKSSAKESRDKVEERYSSSRRIDSSEYHTSDRSSQEGDLIFYSPISSDSDTPKECSKSSAPIAEKPVSGDSLKTAEFINGEICFSSASTVSELKSLEKANNGAVVDKRGANASKCHKGKRTSHSNRRKK
- the Jabba gene encoding protein P54 isoform X1, with amino-acid sequence MHALKRRSHEFNRYATVCEPREFCFPKSHSASRSRRVSALFACDRVLVKSTASTSDRERRRSRNVARTTWGCGVNYSRQQLSLSLFRIFNETLIYFQIIYLNMEDEISSFKLTNKHNKKTEKSSYIWMELKLLQLFVIQCRLGQIVLKVLERFLWIVEKCAEWSLPDEEIPRDENGKILEKLELVRPLPWILFLPSLIILRIIKISLNIIIFLLGFSLITANDLVKFTQKLRMHLIALKCSEMETRHYKDKRSSMNEAKQALIKSIRLTLSSLSCLDASKPSLSPPPTKIHVSSALDLDAVTTTLEENSVTESMDSIKRRGSINSAEQDKEKQKTRQEELNQSTDSSDSEYVCSVDRDNSSINSDSNTSVSSNELNDLIQDIQKWHEEERKADQNQQFMDAERASTNVEQAATNVEQAATNAEKATMDAEQATVDVEQATVDAEQATVDVEQAAVDVEQAASDTEQAATDTEQTVADAEQATPEQKSSAKESRDKVEERYSSSRRIDSSEYHTSDRSSQEGDLIFYSPISSDSDTPKECSKSSAPIAEKPVSGDSLKTAEFINGEICFSSASTVSELKSLEKANNGAVVDKRGANASKCHKGKRTSHSNRRKK
- the Jabba gene encoding serine protease HtrA-like isoform X4 → MHALKRRSHEFNRYATVCEPREFCFPKSHSASRSRRVSALFACDRVLVKSTASTSDRERRRSRNVARTTWGCGVNYSRQQLSLSLFRIFNETLIYFQIIYLNMEDEISSFKLTNKHNKKTEKSSYIWMELKLLQLFVIQCRLGQIVLKVLERFLWIVEKCAEWSLPDEEIPRDENGKILEKLELVRPLPWILFLPSLIILRIIKISLNIIIFLLGFSLITANDLVKFTQKLRMHLIALKCSEMETRHYKVTTTLEENSVTESMDSIKRRGSINSAEQDKEKQKTRQEELNQSTDSSDSEYVCSVDRDNSSINSDSNTSVSSNELNDLIQDIQKWHEEERKADQNQQFMDAERASTNVEQAATNVEQAATNAEKATMDAEQATVDVEQATVDAEQATVDVEQAAVDVEQAASDTEQAATDTEQTVADAEQATPEQKSSAKESRDKVEERYSSSRRIDSSEYHTSDRSSQEGDLIFYSPISSDSDTPKECSKSSAPIAEKPVSGDSLKTAEFINGEICFSSASTVSELKSLEKANNGAVVDKRGANASKCHKGKRTSHSNRRKK
- the Jabba gene encoding protein P54 isoform X3, giving the protein MHALKRRSHEFNRYATVCEPREFCFPKSHSASRSRRVSALFACDRVLVKSTASTSDRERRRSRNVARTTWGCGVNYSRQQLSLSLFRIFNETLIYFQIIYLNMEDEISSFKLTNKHNKKTEKSSYIWMELKLLQLFVIQCRLGQIVLKVLERFLWIVEKCAEWSLPDEEIPRDENGKILEKLELVRPLPWILFLPSLIILRIIKISLNIIIFLLGFSLITANDLVKFTQKLRMHLIALKCSEMETRHYKDKRSSMNEAKQALIKSIRLTLSSLSCLDASKPSLSPPPTKIHVTTTLEENSVTESMDSIKRRGSINSAEQDKEKQKTRQEELNQSTDSSDSEYVCSVDRDNSSINSDSNTSVSSNELNDLIQDIQKWHEEERKADQNQQFMDAERASTNVEQAATNVEQAATNAEKATMDAEQATVDVEQATVDAEQATVDVEQAAVDVEQAASDTEQAATDTEQTVADAEQATPEQKSSAKESRDKVEERYSSSRRIDSSEYHTSDRSSQEGDLIFYSPISSDSDTPKECSKSSAPIAEKPVSGDSLKTAEFINGEICFSSASTVSELKSLEKANNGAVVDKRGANASKCHKGKRTSHSNRRKK